Proteins from one Coffea arabica cultivar ET-39 chromosome 8c, Coffea Arabica ET-39 HiFi, whole genome shotgun sequence genomic window:
- the LOC113705389 gene encoding homeobox protein BEL1 homolog encodes MPIPGGEEKTRAMVTTTGYCYSDPSNVNPSIQTHIVTQLQSFESNPEIYNLTTGMEMIGFPSKNLQPTSHDNNSVMWKEFFGKPSGNHHHHYQAGGASSSKTINEPSSASDQFYQQDFSATAKPDFSTGISDTASQESLMVTQNHHNQSSAAWHVNRSVLLGDPSLRVVFPCEGNERPSQGLSLSLGSSNNPSTIGLQSFQLKHQDDMRFAPSTSRDGQFIGKSLNIQQQQQMMEDGFLGKAANLHHQGLFQIRSSKYLAPAQELLNEFCNLETKQTDRTSKLKLHKTSQWQDQENASNPSKMQSLYSLDLMELQKRKAKLLQMLEEVDRRYKHYCNQMKAVVSSFEAVAGNGAAAVYSALASKAMSRHFRCLRDGIVGQIKATKKALGEKDTAAPGGETPRLRLLDQALRQQRAFQQMSMMESHPWRPQRGLPERAVSVLRAWLFEHFLHPYPTDVDKHILARQTGLSRSQVSNWFINARVRLWKPMVEEMYTEETKEEENLGESLDEGPAKGGLDDHHNPHHQSRADQDQKPTPDQLVRIDSECLSSIINNPEKNDSKSSKSLHQDDHNLQHIQHHSFSRVSDSFGAVELDFSSYNHHSAGALSYENAHQTYAAGGSGSGSGSGSGSGSGSGGSGTGGGVSLTLGLQQHSGGGVSLAFSPASQNSLFYSREHMEDCPPVQYSLLDSEGQNLPYRNLMGAQLLHDLAG; translated from the exons ATGCCTATTCCAGGTGGTGAGGAGAAAACGAGGGCTATGGTTACAACAACTGGCTATTGTTACTCAGATCCTTCAAACGTTAATCCCAGTATCCAGACTCATATAGTCACCCAGTTGCAAAGCTTCGAGTCCAATCCAGAGATCTATAACTTGACTACTGGCATGGAGATGATAGGGTTTCCATCCAAGAATCTACAACCGACTAGTCATGATAACAATTCAGTTATGTGGAAAGAGTTCTTTGGTAAGCCTTCTGGAAACCACCACCACCATTATCAGGCTGGTGGTGCATCGTCTTCAAAGACCATCAATGAGCCATCATCGGCTAGTGATCAATTTTATCAGCAAGATTTCAGTGCAACTGCTAAGCCTGATTTTTCAACCGGGATTTCTGATACAGCAAGTCAGGAGAGTCTGATGGTTACGCAAAATCATCATAATCAGTCTTCAGCAGCTTGGCATGTCAACAGATCAGTGCTTCTCGGCGATCCTTCTTTGAGAGTGGTGTTTCCTTGTGAAGGAAACGAAAGGCCTAGTCAAGGACTTTCACTGTCACTCGGCTCATCTAACAATCCTTCAACTATTGGATTACaatcttttcaactcaaacatcAAGATGATATGAGATTTGCTCCCTCCACCTCAAGAGATGGGCAGTTTATTGGCAAGTCTTTGAATATTCAACAGCAGCAACAAATGATGGAAGATGGGTTTTTGGGAAAAGCTGCAAACCTTCATCATCAAGGCCTGTTTCAGATAAGAAGCTCAAAGTACTTGGCTCCTGCTCAGGAGCTACTGAATGAGTTTTGTAATCTCGAAACAAAGCAAACTGACCGTACGTCAAAGTTAAAGCTTCACAAAACCAGTCAATGGCAGGACCAAGAAAATGCAAGCAATCcctcaaaaatgcaatctttaTATTCCCTTGACCTAATGGAACTGCAGAAGAGAAAAGCTAAGCTGCTTCAAATGCTAGAAGAG GTGGATAGAAGATACAAGCACTACTGTAATCAAATGAAGGCTGTGGTATCATCATTTGAAGCGGTGGCTGGAAATGGAGCAGCAGCAGTTTATTCAGCCTTGGCATCTAAGGCTATGTCAAGACATTTTAGATGTTTACGGGATGGTATTGTTGGTCAGATTAAGGCCACCAAGAAGGCTTTAGGGGAGAAAGACACGGCTGCTCCTGGAGGCGAGACACCGAGGCTTAGACTTCTTGATCAAGCATTAAGGCAACAGAGGGCTTTTCAGCAGATGAGCATGATGGAAAGTCATCCATGGAGACCTCAACGCGGCCTTCCTGAGAGAGCCGTATCTGTTCTTCGCGCTTGGCTCTTTGAGCACTTCCTTCATCC GTACCCGACTGATGTAGATAAACACATTTTAGCTCGCCAAACAGGTCTCTCAAGAAGTCAG GTGTCCAATTGGTTCATTAATGCCAGAGTAAGGCTATGGAAGCCCATGGTGGAAGAAATGTACACTGAAGAAACCAAGGAGGAAGAAAACTTGGGGGAGTCCTTGGATGAAGGACCAGCCAAAGGAGGCCTTGATGATCATCACAACCCTCATCATCAGTCTAGAGCTGATCAAGATCAGAAGCCAACACCGGACCAACTTGTTAGAATTGATTCTGAGTGCCTCTCTTCAATTATCAACAACCCTGAAAAGAATGACAGCAAAAGTAGCAAAAGCCTTCATCAGGATGATCACAACTTGCAGCACATCCAACACCACAGTTTCAGCAGAGTCTCGGATTCATTTGGCGCTGTGGAGTTGGACTTCTCATCATACAATCATCACTCAGCTGGTGCTCTCTCTTATGAAAATGCACATCAGACCTACGCCGCTGGTGGCAGCGGCAGCGGCAGCGGCAGCGGCAGCGGCAGCGGCAGCGGCAGCGGGGGCAGTGGTACTGGTGGTGGGGTGTCCTTAACGTTGGGTTTACAGCAGCACAGTGGAGGTGGGGTGAGTTTGGCATTCTCTCCAGCTTCACAAAATTCTCTCTTTTACTCTAGAGAGCACATGGAAGATTGCCCACCAGTTCAGTACTCACTCTTGGATAGTGAAGGCCAGAATTTGCCGTATAGGAACTTGATGGGGGCACAATTGCTCCATGATTTGGCAGGATAG